Below is a genomic region from Miscanthus floridulus cultivar M001 chromosome 1, ASM1932011v1, whole genome shotgun sequence.
CTCGCGAGATTGGCCGGCTGCCAGAACCGGGTGGGAAAAAGAGCAgcgtggatggccctgctgaagacccgagggcctggcggttcaggggaaggactacAGTCCTCCCTgctatcgtagcgaccgcctcggtgtgggtggtagccctgagcgggcccctcgttgtcgtggcgtcgtcgcctgttgaccacctcatggtctccctgcacctcacgttgattgccgaggcggtccagaagcatggggaccctgtgggctattggcgctcATTCGGGCTCGGGACGAGTTGGGGCTTCCCTCTCCTGCCGAGGCGGCGCCGTGGgtaggttcgaggcgcccccgtgccgtcgagaggcagaactctcggcctactgaaccacagcggtctctaggagatcacggagctcaccgcggaccagccgcccctccgtggtagaaggttCAGGCATTGcatggaccagcattgccgcagccacgacgttctggctagcgcaattgaagactgggggttgctcactcccttcgtcgtcgtggatgcggtgatgcacatcatgGGCCCTCCGTCAGGCTCCCCCGCCTTCGTTGCGGCCTCGCTGttcttgttcgagagagtctcgaagctgctgcagaaggagttggtcttgtttgaccttggcctagagctcacggagctgctctaggtctgggcgctgaggtcgtacAAGAGTGACGTTCTCATTTCATGCGGCCGGTAGGGCAATGCGTGGGGGCGTGGCGGCACCCGCCCCTGGGCGaagtggggagcggctacctgttgcctcgtcctcttcgcctgccctcggcatctcgagcccgacgtggaaacactcgtgagtgggatcataagtaccttcgtcgtcagagtcggagtaaccaaagcagtagtcgcttgcggccaagaactggcgcaaagccctagagtcgtggagcccggagaaatccactctgggtcatgcctcgtcctcatccgaggagtcggcgtgggtgcttaggtcgagatcgaagcgctggcagcgctctgagggatcctcgtgagcggcagcgtatgCGTAGACGTAAGaagcggtggcatttctcaacccaaaggggtatggggatggtgccgtcgctagATTCTGCTCCgtcggggtcggttcttcagggagtggtggagcagagcttgatgacTAGGCATCACCACGAGCCAccagcgattttcctttgtccaagctcaggccagacaggtccccagccagggaccctgtaccaacagctggtcgcaggatatcggcggggagtggcgtgtcgccccgggttcgcgtagcatcggggtggccttgctcgtgtcgtgcctggcgagcgcggcgagagcggccgcctgggcgccgcctgcgcctaggctaccGGTGCATAACTTCAtcatcggacggtggggctcgaggagcgaggagtaccatgtcgtactcatgccctagagatatgaactctaggctcccgaaccaaaccacggtgccgagacgcaatggtcgtacgaggtctgccatccggaacctgctaggatgaaaaaactgacacgcagaggcccctacctggtgcgccaactgtcggtgtttcagaccgggggtcctcaaccgaccagtgaatttgttctgcgtgctctcgattccggatggtgatgcaaagagacacaagatttatactgattcaggcaatcggcgccctacgtctagtctgagagatcgaacttgtattccttgcactaaagtgctcgtagtagggggttacaagctaagggagagagggaactagtcttaggtctcggcagggtgtcatgtgggccgtctgagacgttgctctcaagcggctggaatgtgtgcgtgtctATGTGTTACAAGGTGTCCTCCTCCTTCGTCCCCCctctaaatggcccaagtcctcgtcttttatagttgaagggaagacaaggacagtacatgtgttaactatgcggcgccgtgccaacaggggcggcatgtccgagccctgtggcctgttcctgtggcatgTTCCTGTGGcgacgtggtcgtcggagtggtccatccttagggtactagggcggcgtggtcgtcccatcagatcctgtgcgtcgtgggagccccgggaatgcctcggagtggatgcGGCgacgaacgtgcaagccactgtggacggactgtgcgcgaggccgagacttggtcggtgccgaggcttgtactgcggtgggggggtctcggcaggcacgaaccctaagatcgccgaggccccggtgtatagtgccgaggccctggtgtacagtgccgaggccttgagcgggcggccgatcatgggtacagcgttaggacacagtggccggtaatccccgtcgtaccctgtcccagccggtatggcgctgatcgtggacacagtggtggGACATAGtagccggtaatccccgccgtgccctgtcccggccggcatggcgctgatgcgacctcgggtcgcgtcggccattctgtggcgtggagccaccgtccggctgagattgcgggagtggttgaagcattaatgagacatgacacgctgtcgggagggtcgtccgaggcggggggcgacggaccgcggaTGAGCCGGCCtcaagcgacacggagaatgaggcctcgcgcgagacggagatcaggctccttgccaaggcctcgcgcgagaggcctcgcgcgatacggagaacgcgcctcctgccgaggccttccgtggagagcctcgggcgaggcggagacggcgttccctgccgaggccttccctggggagcctcgcacgaagcggagttcgcgtcaggatgccgaggcctcctgctcgaggctcgaggcgaggagggggaggatccagtgggctcggtcatggcgggtgaggggcccacgccttaccttctagcttttctTATTTTTTTAGATGAGACTTTAGCGACcctatttgatgttttgcttggggtaccccatacTAAGGTACCCGACAACGCAATCATTAAATAAATCTCATGAGCCAAAAATCATCTAAATATTCGCATAAAATAAGTTGCATATTCTATTATAATACACAGACATGTTCCAATCCAAACAGGCAAAAAATAGAGCACAACAGTCCAAAAAGGCAAACAGGCCATCGTTACACGAGTGTTTATCAAATTAATAATAACATAATCCCTTTCCTTCCGGACAAATTtttttatatctctaaatagctATACTATTTTATGAATAATCtaatatatttatttgatatcatgaaAGTTAGTGTCTTTTACAAATTTAGTTGAATTTAAAATTATTTGCATTTTTTAATGGAGAGAAAAAATTATTATAGAAGTGTCCGTTGACATTGGACCACCGAAACGGCTAGTATACTACGTGACGTCAGTGATCTGACGCGTTTCTCTGTCCAGAAAAAAAacataggccccgtttagttgccgTCGGAATCCTCCAACACTGTAGTGTATGATAGCATTTTATTTGTATTTAGTAATAATTGtttaatcgttgactaattagacttaaaatttttgtctcgcaaagtataaccaaactgtgcaattagtttttgatttcgtcaatatttagtactcccatgtatgtaccgcaagtttgatgtgacggggaatcttctttttgcatagtggcaaagtttggattttggataACTAaggcccgtttagatccaaaaaatttttggattttggctactgtagcactttcgtttgtatttggcaattagtgtctaattatggactaattaggttcaaaagtttcgtctcgcgatttctcacccaactgtacaattagttttttttttgtctacatttagtactttattatgtgccgcaagattcgatatgtgtgcaaaaaattttggcaactaaacaggcaaaaaaaaaaaaaaaaaaaaaaaaaaaaaaaaaaaaacggcctGACAACTGACGAGACGAGACTCGATTGAGACTAGGCACAGCAAAAAAGGACGGCCTTTGCTTCCGACCGAagtctcctcgctcctcggtcaaGTCTCGGTGTGCGCGGGTCGGCGCCTCGGCGGGTGTCAAGTTAAGGGACAGCAACCGCGCGGCCCCAGCCCAAGCGCCGCCCCTCCATCGTTtcctcttcctccctccctccctcccaattGCTCGCCGAAACCTCACCAGTGACcagtcaccaccaccaccaccatggatggtTCCGCCTCCCCCTCCGCGGCCGCAGTCGAGACTGATACGCGGGGAGGAGAAGCTCCGTCCAAAGCCAAGCGAGGCAACGGTACGATCAACGGAAACTGATGCCACCTCACTCTGCTTCGTTGTGTACCAGTAGCACCTTAGTTCGCTAGTGTTTACTGTTCCCTAGATGAAAACGATGTCCTTACTGAGATCTATAGTTACTTTTTTTGCGAGAGGAGATCTATAGTTACTGTACTTTCTTTTATAAGGGTATTTGTAGTTCCTTTTTGAAAAACCCCGTTGTGATTATTACTGATTACTACTGCTGTTGTATTCTAGTGTAATAACAATTTCATGGCTGCTTCGGTTTCACCATAAGTTACTTATAACTTATGGTGATCTGTTGTAGGAGTTGTCATTATGAACTAGTTCGTGTAAGGACTGCTGTTACAGTTCAAGCTTTCAACTAAATGGAACATCACCCGTTCGAAACTGATGTCATTATTTTGATTAGTGTCAAGCATCTGCTTAATGTTAGATTTGTGATAACAATGCTTGCCATGCCTTATTCAGCCGAGGAGAAATATCAACATGGACAGCCGGTTTACTTTCCAGAGGAACTAGTGGACAAATGGGTTTCTTTTTCTCTTCGTGGCCTGTACTATTGCTACAACATCTCGCTGCAAGGGTCTTGCAACACAACTGCTGATCCCACCGACATAATTTTAGCTGTCAAATGTGACTTGGGACCTGACTTCCTTCGGTACTCTTTTAACTTGGGTGGTATTGAAGTTACCATTAAGTACTTGCACTTGATTCATCTGAATCAAGAACAGGTAAATATGGAATGATGCTATCTTTTTTTCTTAATCTCAGGTTCctgtttttagtttcttttatcAATATATGTTAGTATTTAAGTGTGAGAGGTCTTCTGCATTAATGCTGTGTACAACATTTTTGCTTCTTCAGGTAATTTTTGCTAGAAGATTCCAGACCACggttctttctttgctcattaaCAGTGACCATTCGGAGGTCAGCAATGCTATAAAATACTTCCATGAACTGCAAGTAGATGTGGGGGTAGTCTATCTACTTCTGCCCACAGTGTATGGCAAAATTGATTGGTGTGGTATCAAGTTCTCAACTTCATCAGTATATGATGATGTGACTGATAAAAATCTGAGACATTGCCATTCTTGTAAAGATGCTGATATACTGCAGACAATGGATGATCCTTGCTGCAGGTGCATACTTCAGAATTCTGTTGTCTATGCCCCTCGTGATGGAAACTTTTATAATATTACAGACCTTGACCTAAATGTAAACCAACCTTTGGATTTGAACAATAGGACTGCTGTTAGCTGCAAAAGGTATTAAGATTAGATTTATATTTGTCCTTATATTTGTTatgtgaagggcgggcctggtgcaagcggtagactcttaccgcctgtgaccggaaggtcccgggttcgagtcgcggtctcctcgcattgcacaagcaagggtaaggcttgccactaacacccttccccagaccccgcacagagcgggagctctctgcactgggtacgcccgtTTTTTTATATTTGTTATGTGCTCCTGTAATTGGTAGAATTTACATCCAACAATTGGTATTCTTTTTGTATGCTCTGGATATGGCCCACATTTTACCTCTGAAAGCAAACTACTGTTGGTTGCCAATGGATTATTCACAGTGCAAAACTTCCTCTACAAATGCTACGAAAAAAGGAAAGGTTGTTTTCTGTTAACAGTACCAATATTTTTGCCTCTTGATATCTTGTTCTAACAGCATATATAAATTCATTATTACACACGATATTTTTGCCTCTTGATAGTGCAAAACTTCCTCTACAAATCATATCATGTTAGCATATATCTTGTTCTAACAGTATATACAACCAACAATTAGCCTTACATGAGTGATACCATTCGATTAGTATTTGAAAGCACTATCTTATAAGATAAAATATAGGTCAAAGTATAATTTTGGAGACCACGCCTAGTCAAACCGCACCTTATATTGAAATGGAGGGATTAATTTAGTAAGTAAATTCCATGCAAAAGAAAAGGTATGCACATGTAATTTTCCACTCTCAGAAGATAGAGAATGAGGTTAGAAGTGTTGTAACCTGTGACCCTACTGCTGTTAATAGGCTATGCATGATGTTAACTTATCCTTTTCCTTTCTTCAGAACCTGGGAGTGTTAAGTTGCCACCTGAACTCTGCAGAGTAGTCATGGCACCAGTGTCGACAAATACTTTGTTTAGCTTCTCATTTGTTCCTTCCATAATGTACCGTATCCAGTGTCTGCTTCTATCTGCAAAGTTGAAAATCCAGTTGGGCCCAAGAATGCAACAGTTCAACATAGCAGCTATGAAGGTTCTCTTTTTCTCAGCAGTTATTTACTCCACTAATAGCTGTAGTACGCAACTAGATACTAAGGTTAACTGGATGAGCTTTTAAGCTACAAAAGAATTTCAGTTGCTCTTATTTTGTCGAGGTGTTGAGAATAAAGAATGTCAATGCATTACATGTTACTGAAcagcagttttttttttaaaaaaaagaacagATGGCTTGCTTGTATTATGCTTAATTTCTAAACTAATAGCAACATTGGTTAATGCTTAACTATTTCATTTCCTATGAATTTGAAGTTAGCAAGCTGTATCATGTGCAGATTCTGGAAGCACTTACAACAAAGGAATGCCAGGAGACTATTTCACTGGAATCATTAGAAACACTTGGGGATTCTTTCATTAAGTATGTTACAGGCGAAAATCTTTTTAGCAAATACAAGCATCGAGAGGACATACTGACCTCTATGAGGGAAGAAAAGGTCACCAACGCAGCTCTATGTCAGCTAGGTTGCAAAAGCGAACTTGTGGTACTGAAGATCTTCTAATCTGCTTTGCATGCCTTTTTTCAACTTAGCACTGAAGTGTAATAGTTGGTTAAACTTTCTGAATGAAATAGTTTGTGATTGAAACTAACACTTATCGTTGCCAAGGTCCAGATAACCCCTAAACTAACGTTTTGTTCGATTTACTCCCCCAACTACTTCAGTTGCTCCAGTTTACCCTTAACAAGATCTATCTTTTTTGTGTCTCCATGTGCAAGTTaggttttaattcaaattttgtGAGATAATAGTGGACATCATATTTTATGTTACCAAATATATATGATGAATTTTTCATCGTTATGTTTCATACAATTTTATATCTCTAGTGCTAATTTATTATCGACCAATCAAATGATGATGAATTTTTTATGTATTTTTAACATAAATTATTATGTCATCTGTCACCTCAcaaaatttgaaattaaaactcaACTTGTACAcagagaaacaaaaaaaaaatctttgtatgGGGTAAATTGGACCAACTGAAATTGTTGGGGGAGTAAATCGAACCAAATGTTTTTAGGTTTATTTGGACATAGTCCAAACTTGAGGGAAGTAATTTGGACCTTTTCCTTTAAATCAAAAAGAAAATAATTTTGTTCACTTAAAGTCATATTACTAGTGATGAATGTTCGCACCGTGGTTCAAATGACCTTGTTTAGAGCAGTCTTTTCATGGAAAAAATGTTGCAGGAACTGTTATGCTTTCTACAAAATTTCTGTGCTGCAAACAGGCATGCCAGCTAAGATCATGTTGCGAGCAATATTTTCATGGAAGTCCTACTGGAGATGTAGATTTCGTTTTCTGTCCATTACTTTGTTACAAGTTTTAAAGGTGCTTTTTGATAATACTGTTGTCCACAATTTTTTACCATGTTATGCAATGAAACACTAagccaaatggaccaaaatttgCCACCATTATCCACAAATTACTCCACTCTTTGTAAGTACAGAGATAGAATCATTTTAGTTACTTTATCATCTCCTTCAGCACTTAAATTAATTTATATGTTTACTTTCAGGTCTATATAACATTAATATATTTTTTCTTGTTTGGCAGGGATACATTCGAGGTGAATTGTTTAACCCAAAAAAATGGACCATTCCAGGGCTCGGCTATGACACACGTGGTAACAACAAAGTTTTCTTCCGAACAACCAATAATATGTACAGTCTGAAGGAAGTATCCATAAAAAGCAAGAGAATTGCTGATACAGTTGAAGCCTTGACTGGGGCCTACCTCAGTGCTTGTGGTGAACTGGCAGCAGTTCATTTCATCAAATCACTAGGAATGGATGTAGAACTGCATAGTAAAATGCAAGTTGAAAGGATCATTACAACAAAATCTGAAGAATTCATTGACGTGAAAAGCTTGCAGACAATCCTCGGTTATGTGTTCGATGACAGTTCACTGTTAATAGAAGCATTGACACATAGTTCCTACAATATTGCTGGTATTACAGCTTGCAATGAGGTTAATCTCGATGACTTAATGCACTTGATCTTCAGTAGCAATCGTTTATATTTTTTCGTATTTAATTGCAAACAATTCTTTTTCAAAGTTAACAATATTTTTGCAGTTGAGTAATCTGCAGCATTGAGATGGGTAGTTCAGTAGTTTTTCAGTTAATCCAAAGGGCGTGAATATGTAACATAAAGACTAACCCAAGCCATGGAATGGACTACTAACTTTTAATACAATGAAAAATTGTTCTCCTGCGTGTTTGAGGGGAAAAATAATGTTTTGCAGTTCTTTGATACACCCTTGACATGCAAGAACATAGACAAAATTGTCTGTTCAGAATTACTAAAGGTGGCTAAATAATACCAACAGCAACGGAGTCTAAAAATCTACCAATAGGAGAGAATCAGAGAAGTACAAGGAAATGTATGAAATTATAATTTATTAATTGTATTAACCCTTTTATTAACTTCTTTTAACACAAATGGTATTTTACCCCAGATGGCTTCTTATGGGTAAACTTAACAAGTCTGTGCCCGTGTGCAGAGGCTTGAATTTCTCGGAGATGCTGTATTGGACTACATCTTAACTGATTACTTTTACAGAAAGTACTACCCCAATTGTACACCAGCTCTGTTGACAAATCTACGAAAAGCTTCTGTGAACAACTGTTGCTATGCACATGCAGCTGTTAAAGCAGGGTTACACAAGCATATTATTATTCATTCCTCATTAAAACAGATGATTAACGATCTTGAGAATTCAAGGTGGTCATTTTCAGGCCCATCGCATGGTTGGGAACCTGGCATTGGTCTACCTGAGGTGTGTCTTTTTGAATGTTCAGTTTTTCTAGGTTTCTTTAAAACACATGTTTCATGCATTCCTAGGACCATGAAAACACATTTGCCCCCTTTTTTTATTTGCATTGAACACATATACTTACCGTATTTTGTATGGTTTCTGTTTCATATTTCTTTGGATAAATTAGTTATTAGCTACAGCTGTATGGCTGAAACTAGCTAGCAGTTCTGTTCAGCTTTCATTAGTCTTTGTTCTCTCGTACAGTATTATCATACAGTATTATCATGTCTCATGGTAGACAACTTGCCACTCTGCCAGTAACGAGGCAGATGGTTCTGTAGGCTCAGGATGAATCTGGTTTAACAATTGAAATGGTAACGTGAAATATGGATTAACCATGTGGTTTCGCCTCGTTTCcgcctttgttttttttttaactgAAACCTTCGAGATTTCTCAATAGGTGCTATGTTCTGTTACTCTtcggatgttttttttttcattttcgtgGATAACATGTGTCTGTTGCTTGTTCGAAAATAAAACACAGGATCTCGCAGATTTGTTTGAAGCAATAGCTGGTGCAATTTACGTCGACAGCAGGAATAACAAGGAGGTTGTCTGGAGAGCCATGAGACGGCTACTGGAACCTCTTGCCACCCCGAAGACCATGGAGCCTGACCCAGTGTCGGAACTGAAGGAATTATGCGAGCGCAAAAGTTACCCTAAGCCATCGTACTCTCCAACTCGTGACGATGTAGCTGGAGTGACAATGGTGGTTGCAAAGGTGAAGGCTGCGGGGACAGTGTACTCCGAGACTGGAAAAGGCCGCAACCAGGATGTGGCGGAAGTTCTCGCTGCAAAGGCTCTGCTCAAGAAACTAAAGGCCGGAGCTAGAGGATGACGTTTGGACTTTGGAGCAGAGGGCATTAGATATTTGCGCACTTGATAGCTGTTTTCGCGGAGGATCAATTCGGTCGCTTGGTTACCAGCTTGTacgtcactactacagaaacgatTATGCGCAGCGTTGCACTTTTACACTCCATAGCGGACGTCTATTTTGTTCGCTGCGGTAAATCtcacgatttaccgcggcgggcattttttatttaccgtagCGGTCACTTTTGCCCGCTacggtaaattgatttaccgtggcggacgtcttaaaATGCCCGCCACGGAAAATAGGCTATTTACCACGGCGGACGTTTTAAGATGTCCGCCATGGTAAATTGATTTATCGTGACGAGCACCTTATAAGACCCGCTTCCAGAAAAAGCAGGCCCAGCTCGCGGCCCAGC
It encodes:
- the LOC136517124 gene encoding endoribonuclease Dicer homolog 2a-like isoform X1, with translation MDGSASPSAAAVETDTRGGEAPSKAKRGNAEEKYQHGQPVYFPEELVDKWVSFSLRGLYYCYNISLQGSCNTTADPTDIILAVKCDLGPDFLRYSFNLGGIEVTIKYLHLIHLNQEQVIFARRFQTTVLSLLINSDHSEVSNAIKYFHELQVDVGVVYLLLPTVYGKIDWCGIKFSTSSVYDDVTDKNLRHCHSCKDADILQTMDDPCCRCILQNSVVYAPRDGNFYNITDLDLNVNQPLDLNNRTAVSCKSKLLLVANGLFTVQNFLYKCYEKRKEPGSVKLPPELCRVVMAPVSTNTLFSFSFVPSIMYRIQCLLLSAKLKIQLGPRMQQFNIAAMKILEALTTKECQETISLESLETLGDSFIKYVTGENLFSKYKHREDILTSMREEKVTNAALCQLGCKSELVGYIRGELFNPKKWTIPGLGYDTRGNNKVFFRTTNNMYSLKEVSIKSKRIADTVEALTGAYLSACGELAAVHFIKSLGMDVELHSKMQVERIITTKSEEFIDVKSLQTILGYVFDDSSLLIEALTHSSYNIAGITACNERLEFLGDAVLDYILTDYFYRKYYPNCTPALLTNLRKASVNNCCYAHAAVKAGLHKHIIIHSSLKQMINDLENSRWSFSGPSHGWEPGIGLPEDLADLFEAIAGAIYVDSRNNKEVVWRAMRRLLEPLATPKTMEPDPVSELKELCERKSYPKPSYSPTRDDVAGVTMVVAKVKAAGTVYSETGKGRNQDVAEVLAAKALLKKLKAGARG
- the LOC136517124 gene encoding endoribonuclease Dicer homolog 2a-like isoform X2, translated to MDGSASPSAAAVETDTRGGEAPSKAKRGNAEEKYQHGQPVYFPEELVDKWVSFSLRGLYYCYNISLQGSCNTTADPTDIILAVKCDLGPDFLRYSFNLGGIEVTIKYLHLIHLNQEQVIFARRFQTTVLSLLINSDHSEVSNAIKYFHELQVDVGVVYLLLPTVYGKIDWCGIKFSTSSVYDDVTDKNLRHCHSCKDADILQTMDDPCCSKLLLVANGLFTVQNFLYKCYEKRKEPGSVKLPPELCRVVMAPVSTNTLFSFSFVPSIMYRIQCLLLSAKLKIQLGPRMQQFNIAAMKILEALTTKECQETISLESLETLGDSFIKYVTGENLFSKYKHREDILTSMREEKVTNAALCQLGCKSELVGYIRGELFNPKKWTIPGLGYDTRGNNKVFFRTTNNMYSLKEVSIKSKRIADTVEALTGAYLSACGELAAVHFIKSLGMDVELHSKMQVERIITTKSEEFIDVKSLQTILGYVFDDSSLLIEALTHSSYNIAGITACNERLEFLGDAVLDYILTDYFYRKYYPNCTPALLTNLRKASVNNCCYAHAAVKAGLHKHIIIHSSLKQMINDLENSRWSFSGPSHGWEPGIGLPEDLADLFEAIAGAIYVDSRNNKEVVWRAMRRLLEPLATPKTMEPDPVSELKELCERKSYPKPSYSPTRDDVAGVTMVVAKVKAAGTVYSETGKGRNQDVAEVLAAKALLKKLKAGARG